TCAGGGCCTGGACACCTACGAGGCGAACGCCGCGCTCGGCCTGCCCGAGGACGACCGTGACTACACGGCCGCCGCCCAGATGCTGCGCGCCCTGGGCATCACGAGCCTGGACCTCCTGTCCAACAACCCCGACAAGGCCGACCAACTCCGGGGACTGGACATCGACGTCCAGGACCGGGTCCCGACGGGCGTCTTCACGACCCCGCACAACGTCCGCTACCTGCGCGCGAAGGTCCTGCAGACCCAGCACACGCTGCCGCTGGCCGACCTCACCGGGCTCAACACGGGCTGACGGCGGACTGACGACAGGCGGACGGCAGGCGGCTCACCGCGGGCCGACCTCGGTCGGCCCGAACGGCCCGTCCAGCGCGGCCCATTGGAGCAGCATGATCGTCTTCGCGTCCGCGATCGCGCCGGTGCGGACGAGGTCGAGGGCCTCGGCGAAGGGGAGTTCGACGACGGCGATGTCCTCGCCCTCGGCCGACACGCCCGCCGTGTCGACGCCGGGGGCGGAGGCGTCGTAGGGGGCGGCGAAGAAACTGAGCCGCTCCGTGACGGAGCCGGGACTCATGAACGCGTCGAACACATGTTCTACATTCTGGACCACACGTCCAGTCTCCTCCGCGGCCTCACGGCGGATCGCCTCCTGCGGGTCGTCGCCGTCCAGGAGTCCGGCGGCGGTCTCCAGCAGCATGCCGTCGGGGTGCCCGTTGACGTACGCGGGCAGCCGGAACTGACGGGTCAGCAGGACCGTACGCCGGTCGGGGTCGTAGAGCAGGATCGTCGCACCGTCGCCCCGGTCGTACGTCTCGCGCTGCTCGCGGCTCAAGTGACCGTCGCTGTGCCGGTAGTCGAAGGTGGTGCGGCGCAGGACGGACCAGTCGCAGGCGAGGACTTCGACGTCGACGATACGGACGCGGTCGTTGCCGGTGAGGTCCCGTCCCTGACGGTCGAGCCCGGTACGGCCGCGGGGGTCGGGGGTGTCGATACCGGCGGTCACCGGAGGCTCGCGGACTGCGCGTCGCGGAGGCCACCCGCCGCCTCCAGCAGGGGCAGCGCGAGCGCCTCGCCGGTGACGGGCAGGTGCCCGGCACGGAACAGCACGAGGGCGGCCTCGTTCATGGCCCGCACGTGGGCCGCGAGCTTGACGGGGTCGTCACCGGTACCTGAGCGGTACGGTCCGGCGACCAGGGTCATCAGCGGTGTCACGGGGCTCCCAGTACTGCGGGGTTACGGGGGTGAGGGGGTGAGAAGGGCGTAGGTCAGTCGCCGGTCGAGGAACCACAGCGGCGAGGAGTCACGCCCGGTCGGTCACCACTGCCCGCTCGCGCTCGCGCTCGCGTTCGCGCTCGCCGGATGCCGCCAACAGGCCCAGCACCTCGCCGAGTTGCCGACGCACCTCCGCGTCGGCGATGAGCCCGTCCGCGCCGGGCATCCCCCGGTCCACCGGGATCTTCACGCAGGCCGGCTCCACGATGTCGGCGCCGGTGTAGCCCAGGACCGTCCGCAACGTGGCCTCCGCGCCCCCGCCTCGGCCCGGGGCCGCCGCGTTGATCCAGGCCACCGGCTTGTCGCCGATCTCGGTGCCGCCGACCGTCCAGTCCAGCAGGTTCTTGAACGATCCCGGAAGGGTGCCCGCGTACTCCGGGGTGCAGATCAGGATCCCGGCCGCCTGGTCGATCGCCGCCCGCAACCCGGCCACGGCTGCCGGCAACGGGTCGGTGTCGTCATCGGGGTTGAAGTGCGGAAGCTCCGCGAGGCCGCCGTACAGTACGGCGCCCACCTGCGCGTCCGGCGCAACGGCGTACGCGGTGCGCAGCACGGCCTCGTTGGAGGAGCCGGCCCGCAGACTCCCCGACAGCAGAAGGATCACCGGCGTCGTGGACATCCGCTCAACCTACTCCAGCCGGTCGGACCGTCAACGCCCCCTCCAGGATCGACGACCCGGAGCCTGAAAACGAAGCGGCGCCGAGCCGGCCGAAGCCGACCCGGACGCCGCGTATCAGGTCAGAGGCAAGGTCACTCCGCCTCCGGCCGACGGCGGAAGCCGTCCAGCATCCGCCAGAACGCCGAGCGGGTCGGTTTCACGGAAGCGTCCGAAGCGGAGGCGGCCACCGCGGGCACCGCCGCCACGACGGGCGCCGCAGGCACGACGGAAACCGCAGGCCCGACCGCAGGCACGACGGAAACCGCAGGCCCGACCGCAGGCACGGTCGCCGGCACCGGTGCCTCCGACAGGACGTACCGGACCGGAAGCGACCGGAGTCCGCTCATCAACGGGGATATGCGCCAAGGCAGTTGGTCCCTGGGCAGCGTCAGCCGGAGATCCGCGAACCGCTCGAACAGACGCTGCACCCCGATCGCCACGATGCTGCTGGCCAGGTCCCGGCCGGGGCACTGGTGCGGTCCCGCGCCCCACGCCAGATGGGCGCGGGAGCTGACCGTCGCGTCCCGGGCGATGCCTTGCGCGAACAGCGGGTCCGCATGGGCGGCGGCCGGGGACACCATGACGGGGTCCCCCGCGTCGATGACGAAGTCGCCGAGGCGCACGGCCGCGACCGGGAAGCGGAACGTGAGGTTGTGCATGGGCGGATGGGCGAGCGCCGCGCGGTTGACCACCTCGCCGACCATGCCGGCCGACAGGCTGGCCCGCGCGCCCGTGTGGCCGGTCAGCACCTCCACAACGGTGTTGCACAGCAGTGTCCCCACCAGGTCCGCGGTGGTGCACAGCACCAGGTACAGCTCCCAGGCCAGTTCCTCGGTGCTCACCGACGGATCCGCGGCGAGCATGTACGAGGGGATGTCGTCGCCCGGCATGGCGCGCTTCTCCAGGACCAGCCCCTGCAGCGCGCCCATCAGCCGCTCGATCGCGGCAGCCGCGTCGGGCCCCGCGTCGAGCACCCTCCAGACGTCCATGATCACCTCGTCCCCCCTGGCGTCGGCGAAGCCGAGCAGGCGGTTGGTGACCATGAGCGGCAGCGGCCGTGCGTACTGGCCGCACAGGTCGGCGATCCCGGTACGGCCACCGTCCTCGGACAGAAAGGTGATGAGGTCGTCCGCGTACTGCGTGATCAGGGCCCGCAACTGCCGGGCACTGGGGCGCGAAGGATCCTGGAACGGTCTGACGGCCCGTTCGAACGCCGCCCGCGCCGTCTGGTGCCGCTGATCGTCGAAGAAGACCATCATGTCGCACTCGAGTGCGGGCAGCATCGGCCAGTCCGCCGGGATCCTGCCCTCGGTGTAGGCCCGCCAGTGAGTCAGGCTCTTCTTCCACCGGTCGCCGTCACGCAGGACCGTGAGCGCCTCGTCGTAGCCGAGCACCAGCCAGACCGGCGTGCCGAGCAGGTCGACCGGCGCCACCGCCCCGTACCGCCCGCGCAGTTCGTCGTGGATCTCGGCGCGCCGGGTTTCGTAGTCGTGCGTGAGCAGTGGTTCGACGGACATCGTCTCGAGCTGTGTCACCGGGCGAGTTCCTCACGGAGCAGGGCGGCCAGTCCGGCGGGCCGGGAGAGGAACGGGGAGTGCGAGGCGTCCAGCCGCCGTACTTCCTGAGCACGCGCGGACATGGCTTCCTGTACGAACGGCGGGGTCGCGCCGTCGGCCTCGCAGATGACGTAGGTGCTCGGGAGCGTGTGCCAGGCCGCCCGGGTGAGGGGCTGGGAGAACGAGGCGAGCGACTGGGGGCCGATCCGCGCGACGGCCTGCCGCGCGAGTTCCGGGTCCACGTCGCCGTAGAAGACCCGCTCCGGCTCCAGCGGCACGGTGTAGCCCTCCCGCTCATGCACCTCCCACCACGGCGGCGGAGCGCCGCCGACCGAGGACAGCAGCGAGTCGCCGACCTCCAACTGGAAGGCGCACAGGTAGACCAGTCGCCGGACGTCGCCCACGGAGCCGAGCGCCTCGGTGACGGGAACACCACCGTAGGAGTGCGCGACGACCACGACCGGTCCGTCGATCGCGGCCACGGCCTCGGCCACAGCGGCCGCGTCGTCCCGCAGATCCCCCAGGACACCGGGGCCGCCCGGAGCACCCGGGTCGCCGCCGCTGCTGCTGCCGCTGCTGGGCAGGGCGACTGTGCGTACGTCGACGTCCGGCAGCTCGTCGATCAACTGCCGCCAACACCAAGGGCCGTGCCAGGCACCGTGAACGAGGAGAAGGGCAGGGGGCGCACTCATCGAATCTCCAATCGGCCCCAGCCCTACGGATCACACTGACGGTGAGGGCCTGAAGGCGGGCGGCGGCGCGGACGTTGTGCAGATCATGCCAAGCAGGCTCGGCATCCACGTGATCGGGAGGGCACCACCACGCACGGCCCCGAAAACGCCACAGCGCCCGAGCCGGCCGAAGCCAACCCGGACGCTGCCTAGCAGGTCAGAGGGCATACCCCCCGCCTGCCACCCGTAGGCCCTGTGGGACTCGAACCCACAACCAATGGATTAAAAGTCCTGGCCAAAGCTTGCCGGGTGGTTCCGAACGGTTCTTCGGTGTCCGGAACCACCTGGTCAGGATGCGTGCGGTGTGATGCGCGGGCTTCCCGCTGCTGACCTGTGGGGCTCCGTCCGCTCACGCATCGCTCACGCATGGCGGGCCGCTGAGCAGCAGCTTTCGGTCTACAAGAGGACGACGCACCCTCGCCGCTCCAGTTCGGTCCGGAGCGACAGGGAAGGCTCGCAGACGTTCCAGCGCAGGTCCAGCTTCTCCAGCGAGGGCATGTCGACGATCCAGTCCGGCAGCCACGTAAGGCGGTTGCTTCGCACGTCGAGCTGACGCAGTCGGGGAAGGCCGGCCAGCGCCTCCGGGAGTTCTCTCTCAGGTCCAGGTGGCGCAGTTCGCGGAGGTCGGCCACGGACGGCGGCAGGCTTTCGACCACGTTGCCCCGCAGCCAGAGCTCGCGCAGGCTGCGGAGGTCGCCGTTGCCAGCGGGCAGCGTGGTCATTCGGTTGTGCTGGGCCCGGAGTTCGATCAGGCCGGTCATGCGGCCACTGGCCTCGGGCAGGGCGGTGAGGGTGTTCTCGCCGACGTTGAGGTAGCGCAGCCGCGTCAGGTTTCCCAGTGAGTCGGGGATCTCCGACAGCTTGTTGTCGTGCAGGTAGAGGCAGCCGCTGAGGTCGGCCAGGTCGCCCAGTTCGGCGGGCACCGACGTGAGGTGGTTGTGGCCCAGGTCCAGGGTGGTC
The Streptomyces sp. NBC_01485 genome window above contains:
- a CDS encoding NADPH-dependent FMN reductase, encoding MSTTPVILLLSGSLRAGSSNEAVLRTAYAVAPDAQVGAVLYGGLAELPHFNPDDDTDPLPAAVAGLRAAIDQAAGILICTPEYAGTLPGSFKNLLDWTVGGTEIGDKPVAWINAAAPGRGGGAEATLRTVLGYTGADIVEPACVKIPVDRGMPGADGLIADAEVRRQLGEVLGLLAASGERERERERERAVVTDRA
- a CDS encoding cytochrome P450 — translated: MTQLETMSVEPLLTHDYETRRAEIHDELRGRYGAVAPVDLLGTPVWLVLGYDEALTVLRDGDRWKKSLTHWRAYTEGRIPADWPMLPALECDMMVFFDDQRHQTARAAFERAVRPFQDPSRPSARQLRALITQYADDLITFLSEDGGRTGIADLCGQYARPLPLMVTNRLLGFADARGDEVIMDVWRVLDAGPDAAAAIERLMGALQGLVLEKRAMPGDDIPSYMLAADPSVSTEELAWELYLVLCTTADLVGTLLCNTVVEVLTGHTGARASLSAGMVGEVVNRAALAHPPMHNLTFRFPVAAVRLGDFVIDAGDPVMVSPAAAHADPLFAQGIARDATVSSRAHLAWGAGPHQCPGRDLASSIVAIGVQRLFERFADLRLTLPRDQLPWRISPLMSGLRSLPVRYVLSEAPVPATVPAVGPAVSVVPAVGPAVSVVPAAPVVAAVPAVAASASDASVKPTRSAFWRMLDGFRRRPEAE
- a CDS encoding alpha/beta hydrolase, with product MSAPPALLLVHGAWHGPWCWRQLIDELPDVDVRTVALPSSGSSSGGDPGAPGGPGVLGDLRDDAAAVAEAVAAIDGPVVVVAHSYGGVPVTEALGSVGDVRRLVYLCAFQLEVGDSLLSSVGGAPPPWWEVHEREGYTVPLEPERVFYGDVDPELARQAVARIGPQSLASFSQPLTRAAWHTLPSTYVICEADGATPPFVQEAMSARAQEVRRLDASHSPFLSRPAGLAALLREELAR
- a CDS encoding NUDIX domain-containing protein, whose product is MTAGIDTPDPRGRTGLDRQGRDLTGNDRVRIVDVEVLACDWSVLRRTTFDYRHSDGHLSREQRETYDRGDGATILLYDPDRRTVLLTRQFRLPAYVNGHPDGMLLETAAGLLDGDDPQEAIRREAAEETGRVVQNVEHVFDAFMSPGSVTERLSFFAAPYDASAPGVDTAGVSAEGEDIAVVELPFAEALDLVRTGAIADAKTIMLLQWAALDGPFGPTEVGPR